In the Persephonella hydrogeniphila genome, one interval contains:
- a CDS encoding acetyltransferase produces MQNTDKIVIFGTGEIAELAYYYFTDDSPYEVVAFVADDEFIDSDNFLGLPLIKFSQIEKYYPPTEYGAHVALSYRKLNRIREQKYYEMKDKGYRLVSYVSSNLVNLKRGVSIGDNCFILENQTIQHNVKIGNNVVLWSGNHIGHGSSIGDHTYISSHVVVSGHCTIGKRCFIGVNATLKDFIKVGDDVFITMGALVTRDIPDGSVVLTESSKILKSDDKLAIRLKKMYFSL; encoded by the coding sequence ATGCAAAATACTGACAAAATTGTTATATTCGGAACGGGAGAAATTGCAGAATTAGCTTATTACTACTTTACAGATGATAGTCCCTATGAAGTAGTTGCTTTTGTAGCTGATGATGAATTCATTGATAGTGATAACTTCTTAGGATTGCCCCTGATAAAATTTAGTCAGATTGAAAAATACTATCCACCTACTGAGTATGGTGCACATGTAGCCCTATCTTACAGAAAATTAAACAGGATAAGAGAACAAAAATATTATGAGATGAAAGATAAGGGTTACAGGTTAGTATCCTATGTTTCTTCTAATCTGGTTAATCTAAAAAGAGGTGTATCAATTGGAGATAACTGTTTTATTTTAGAGAATCAAACAATACAGCATAATGTAAAGATTGGTAATAATGTAGTGTTGTGGAGTGGTAACCATATAGGGCATGGTTCTTCGATAGGAGACCATACTTACATAAGTTCCCATGTTGTTGTATCAGGGCACTGTACTATAGGTAAAAGATGTTTTATAGGAGTTAATGCAACATTAAAAGATTTTATAAAAGTTGGCGATGATGTATTTATAACTATGGGTGCTCTGGTAACAAGAGATATTCCAGATGGTTCTGTTGTTTTAACTGAAAGTTCAAAAATTCTTAAGTCCGATGATAAATTGGCTATACGTTTGAAAAAAATGTATTTTTCTTTATGA
- a CDS encoding cytidylyltransferase domain-containing protein — translation MKIGAIIQARTSSIRLPQKVLRKLPYDSDITVLQQVIRRTKKSKSLDEVIVATTVDKEDEIITEIAEKEEVKWFRGSRDDVLSRYYRAAKENGLDIIIRITSDCPCIDWDIIDNTVSYHLKSKVDYTSNSITKPFPLGLGVEVINFEALEKSFKNAEDAYYKEHVTTYIRDNPNIFRIGDYKAPEIYFHPEIRLTLDTIHDYALLCYIFDSLYYKNEFFSSLDALNLLIKKEWPLFINKHEVQKKRFSNLQEEIKEAIKLLEVYGFSKLKDFVKRYL, via the coding sequence ATGAAAATAGGAGCAATTATTCAGGCCAGAACTTCTTCAATAAGATTACCTCAAAAAGTACTGAGAAAACTTCCCTATGATAGTGATATAACTGTTTTACAGCAAGTAATAAGAAGAACAAAAAAGTCTAAATCTCTGGATGAAGTTATAGTCGCCACTACTGTAGATAAAGAAGATGAAATAATAACAGAAATAGCAGAAAAAGAAGAAGTAAAGTGGTTTAGAGGAAGTAGAGACGATGTTTTAAGCAGATATTATCGTGCAGCTAAAGAAAATGGATTAGATATAATTATCAGGATAACTTCAGATTGCCCATGTATAGATTGGGATATAATAGATAATACTGTCTCATACCATCTAAAATCTAAAGTTGATTATACCTCAAACTCTATCACAAAACCATTTCCACTGGGATTGGGAGTTGAAGTAATAAATTTTGAAGCTCTTGAGAAGAGTTTCAAAAATGCGGAAGATGCTTACTACAAAGAACATGTGACTACCTACATAAGAGATAACCCAAACATTTTTAGAATAGGAGATTATAAAGCACCTGAAATCTATTTTCACCCAGAAATCAGGCTAACTCTTGATACTATTCATGATTACGCTTTACTTTGTTATATATTTGATAGTTTGTATTACAAAAATGAATTCTTTTCTTCATTAGATGCATTAAATTTATTAATCAAAAAAGAGTGGCCTTTGTTTATAAACAAACATGAAGTACAGAAAAAAAGATTTTCAAATTTACAGGAAGAGATTAAAGAAGCTATTAAACTTCTTGAGGTATATGGGTTTAGCAAATTAAAAGATTTTGTGAAGAGATATTTATGA
- a CDS encoding class I SAM-dependent methyltransferase — MDYERAVKDWTDFYTKEVDKLKAYPSEELIRIFKGEYVGKLPVKNKKILDIGFGNGENFILYSELGMDIFGVEISDEICQQVYKHFSKYGIDIKLRTGSNTNIPFPDNFFDYIVSWNVIHYEDNEENLKKALNEYRRVLKPEGKLILSTVGEKHGIKKGGHYISKNIFLVQRKDDFRYGEKFFYFENENEIKKYFSIFFKDIKIGRTFQNLFNEDKIIDHFLVFAVK, encoded by the coding sequence ATGGACTATGAGAGAGCTGTTAAAGATTGGACAGATTTTTATACCAAAGAGGTAGACAAATTAAAAGCATACCCATCTGAAGAATTAATAAGAATATTCAAAGGTGAATATGTAGGTAAACTGCCTGTAAAAAATAAAAAAATATTGGATATAGGATTTGGAAATGGAGAAAATTTTATCTTATATAGTGAACTTGGTATGGATATTTTTGGAGTAGAAATATCGGATGAGATCTGCCAGCAAGTTTATAAACATTTTTCAAAATATGGTATCGACATAAAATTACGTACCGGGAGTAATACAAATATTCCATTTCCTGATAATTTCTTTGATTATATTGTCAGCTGGAATGTAATACATTATGAAGACAACGAGGAAAACTTAAAAAAAGCCCTGAATGAATACAGAAGAGTTTTAAAACCTGAGGGTAAACTTATACTTTCTACTGTTGGAGAAAAGCACGGAATAAAAAAGGGTGGACACTATATATCAAAAAATATATTTTTGGTGCAGAGAAAAGATGATTTTAGATATGGAGAAAAGTTCTTTTATTTTGAGAATGAAAACGAAATAAAAAAATATTTTTCGATCTTTTTCAAAGATATAAAAATAGGTCGAACTTTTCAAAATCTGTTTAATGAAGACAAGATAATAGATCATTTCTTGGTCTTTGCTGTTAAATGA
- the pseC gene encoding UDP-4-amino-4,6-dideoxy-N-acetyl-beta-L-altrosamine transaminase, which produces MEIHIPYGRQFIDEEDIKAVIKVLKSDYITQGPKISEFERKLADYCGAKYAVVFNSGTSALHGAYFSIGLTKGDEFITTPITFAATSNAGLYLGAKPIFVDIELETGNIDVSKIEEKTTKNTKAISVVHYAGHPVDMKNVKKIADKYNLKVVEDACHALGAKYENEKIGSCRYSDVTVFSFHPVKHITTGEGGAVLTNDQDVYEKLLMFRNHGITKDKGRFVHKQEGEWYYEMQFLGYNYRMTDIQAALGISQLKKLDRFVERRREIAQLYNEAFRDNPFFDIPVEKEYASHSYHLYPIRLKDKYLKIKEKIFDNLRKLGIGVQVHYIPVYWHPYYEKLGYRKGICPEAEDFYKREISLPIYPAMSNKDIEYVVKKVFKQFGD; this is translated from the coding sequence ATGGAAATCCACATTCCTTACGGAAGACAGTTCATAGATGAAGAAGATATAAAAGCTGTAATCAAAGTCTTAAAATCTGATTATATAACTCAGGGTCCTAAGATATCAGAGTTTGAGAGAAAATTGGCAGATTATTGTGGTGCAAAGTATGCCGTCGTTTTTAATAGCGGAACATCTGCTCTTCACGGGGCGTATTTTTCAATTGGGCTAACCAAGGGTGATGAGTTTATTACAACTCCTATCACATTTGCAGCTACTTCAAATGCGGGATTGTATCTTGGAGCAAAGCCTATTTTCGTAGATATTGAGTTAGAAACAGGTAATATAGATGTTTCTAAAATTGAAGAAAAGACAACAAAAAACACAAAAGCTATATCTGTAGTCCATTATGCTGGACATCCTGTGGATATGAAAAATGTAAAAAAAATCGCAGATAAATATAACCTGAAAGTAGTTGAAGATGCCTGTCATGCCTTAGGGGCAAAATATGAAAATGAGAAAATAGGAAGTTGCAGATATTCTGATGTGACGGTGTTTAGTTTCCATCCTGTTAAACACATAACAACAGGAGAAGGTGGAGCAGTTTTGACAAACGATCAAGATGTATACGAAAAACTCTTGATGTTCAGAAACCATGGCATAACGAAAGATAAAGGGAGGTTTGTTCACAAACAGGAAGGAGAGTGGTACTACGAGATGCAGTTCTTAGGTTACAACTACAGAATGACAGATATACAGGCAGCTCTTGGAATTTCTCAACTGAAAAAATTAGATAGATTTGTAGAAAGGAGGAGAGAGATAGCACAGTTATACAATGAAGCTTTCAGAGATAACCCTTTTTTTGATATTCCAGTAGAAAAAGAGTACGCATCACATTCTTACCATCTCTATCCTATAAGACTAAAAGATAAATATCTAAAAATAAAGGAGAAAATTTTCGATAATTTAAGGAAATTAGGAATAGGAGTTCAGGTTCATTATATACCTGTTTATTGGCATCCTTACTATGAGAAATTAGGATACAGAAAAGGAATTTGTCCTGAAGCAGAGGATTTTTATAAAAGAGAAATAAGCTTGCCGATTTATCCGGCTATGAGTAATAAAGATATTGAGTATGTAGTAAAAAAAGTTTTTAAACAATTTGGAGATTAA